The Astyanax mexicanus isolate ESR-SI-001 chromosome 12, AstMex3_surface, whole genome shotgun sequence genome window below encodes:
- the stac3 gene encoding SH3 and cysteine-rich domain-containing protein 3: MAQYDQLEDKDSLDIHDNPPVPENVVREDENTVYFVYDEEVEEEEAPPPPTPEPVVLVNDRPHKFKDHYCKTPKFCDVCARMIVLNNKFCLRCKNCKTNIHHACQSYVEFQRCFGKIPPGFRRAYSSPLYDQEINNPGQQNRSDPVFDTLRVGVIMANKERKKGSEDKKNMMMMMMEEEEAQQPKEDEEVGEGKQDGDKKDKTAADDKNKQNFSQSHYYMALYRFKAIEKDDLDFHPGDRITVIDDSNEEWWRGKIGEKTGYLPMTYIIRVRAGERVYKVTRSFVGNREMGQITLKKDQIVVKKGEEVNGYLKVSTGRKLGFFPADLLEEI; the protein is encoded by the exons GTGTATTTTGTGTATGATGAAGAGGTGGAGGAAGAAGAGGCTCCTCCTCCCCCCACTCCTGAGCCTGTAGTGCTGGTAAACGACAGACCGCATAAGTTTAAGGACCACTACTGCAAGACACCCAAGTTCTGCGATGTGTGTGCTCGAATGATCGTCC TCAACAACAAATTTTGTCTGCGCTGCAAGAACTGCAAGACCAACATTCATCACGCATGCCAGTCATATGTGGAGTTCCAGAGATGCTTTGGCAAAATA CCCCCAGGTTTCAGACGAGCCTACAGCTCCCCTCTGTATGATCAGGAGATAAATAACCCTG gtcAGCAGAATCGCAGTGACCCGGTCTTTGATACTCTGCGTGTTGGAGTTATTATGGCCAATAAGGAGAGGAAGAAGGGATCAGAAGATAAAAAGAAT atgatgatgatgatgatggaggaggAAGAAGCCCAGCAGCccaaagaagatgaagaagtgGGTGAAG GGAAGCAGGATGGAGATAAGAAAGATAAAACAGCTGCAGATGACAag AATAAGCAGAACTTCAGTCAGAGTCACTACTACATGGCTCTGTACCGTTTCAAAGCTATAGAGAAGGATGACCTTGACTTCCA CCCCGGTGATCGTATCACAGTTATTGATGACTCCAATGAAGAATGGTGGAGG ggtaaGATCGGGGAGAAGACGGGTTATCTGCCAATGACGTACATCATCAGAGTGCGTGCAGGAGAGAGAGTGTATAAAGTGACTCGCTCCTTCGTAGGGAACAGAGAGATGGGTCAGATTACACTCAAAAAAGaccag aTTGTGGTGAAGAAAGGAGAGGAGGTTAACGGCTACCTGAAGGTCAGTACAGGCCGAAAACTGGGCTTCTTCCCTGCTGACCTGCTTGAGGAGATCTAA